A single window of Oncorhynchus clarkii lewisi isolate Uvic-CL-2024 chromosome 10, UVic_Ocla_1.0, whole genome shotgun sequence DNA harbors:
- the LOC139417964 gene encoding ATP-dependent RNA helicase DHX33-like → MPHNPDHPPAKKFKPGSPFFRLDKKPGMLLPRKENASVPIDVQRKNLPIYQAKSQLINQLRQLHNAVLIGETGSGKTTQIPQYLYEAGIARQGIVAVTQPRRVAAISLATRVAEEKRTQLGKLVGYTVRFEDVTSSETKLKFMTDGMLLREAIGDPLLLRYTVVVLDEAHERTVHTDVLFGVVKAAQRKRREQNKVPLKVIVMSATMDVDLFSQYFNKSPVLYLEGRQHPIQMYYTKQPQSDYLQAALVSVFQIHQEAPASHDILVFMTGQEEIEALARTCRDIAKHLPDSCGPMTVIPLYASLPPAQQLRVFQPAAKGCRKVILSTNIAETSITISGIKYVIDTGMVKAKRFNPESGLEVLAVQRVSKAQAWQRAGRAGREDSGSVYRLYTEDEFDNLIPMTVPEIQRCNLASVMLQLLALGIPDVMNFDFMSKPSPEAMRSAVEQLDLLGAVGRKGEQVTLTPLGKKMASFPLEPRYAKTILLSPDFQCSEEVLTIVSLLSVDSVLYNPPARREECLAARKKFTTSEGDHLTLLNIYRAFKKVNANKEWCRENFVNSRNMSMVGEVRAQLREICLKLSMKLESCGSDTGSVRRCLAHGLFMNAAELQPDGSYTALDTHQPVAIHPSSVLFQAKPAYVVFNELLHTSKCYMRDLCLVDADWLVEAAPEYFRRKLRPTKS, encoded by the exons ATGCCCCACAACCCCGATCATCCTCCGGCGAAGAAATTTAAGCCGGGGTCTCCTTTTTTCCGTCTCGACAAGAAGCCTGGGATGCTGCTACCTAGAAAGGAAAATGCCTCGGTACCAATAGACGTGCAAAGGAAAAATCTTCCCATTTACCAGGCGAAGTCTCAACTAATTAACCAGCTTAGACAGCTTCATAATGCTGTATTGATAG GTGAGACGGGTTCTGGGAAGACCACCCAGATTCCTCAGTACCTGTATGAAGCTGGCATCGCGCGACAGGGCATCGTCGCTGTGACACAGCCCCGCCGAGTGGCAGCTATCTCCCTGGCAACGAGGGtagcagaggagaagagaactCAGCTGGGGAAGCTG GTCGGCTACACGGTGCGATTTGAGGATGTCACCTCCTCGGAGACGAAGCTGAAGTTCATGACAGATGGTATGCTCCTGCGTGAGGCCATAGGAGACCCCTTACTGCTACGCTACACCGTGGTGGTGCTGGATGAGGCCCACGAGCGCACTGTGCACACTGACGTACTTTTCGGAGTGGTGAAGGCTGCCCAGCGCAAACGCAGAGAACAGAACAAGGTCCCCCTCAAG GTGATTGTGATGTCAGCCACCATGGATGTGGACCTGTTCTCTCAGTACTTCAACAAGTCCCCTGTGCTGtacctggagggcaggcagcacCCCATCCAGATGTACTACACCAAGCAGCCCCAGTCGGACTACCTGCAGGCTGCCCTGGTCTCAGTCTTCCAGATCCATCAG GAAGCCCCTGCGTCACATGACATCCTGGTGTTcatgacaggacaggaggagataGAGGCGCTGGCTCGTACCTGCCGTGACATCGCCAAGCACCTACCTGACAGCTGTGGTCCCATGACTGTCATCCCTCTGTATGCCTCCCTACCCCCTGCTCAGCAGCTCAGGGTCTTCCAGCCTGCCGCTAAG GGTTGTAGGAAGGTAATCCTGTCAACCAACATTGCAGAGACGTCGATCACCATCTCGGGGATCAAATACGTCATTGACACAGGCATGGTGAAAGCAAAACGCTTCAACCCAG AGAGCGGTCTGGAGGTGTTGGCAGTACAGCGGGTATCTAAAGCCCAGGCGTGGCAGAGGGCGGGCAGGGCTGGCAGAGAGGACTCCGGCTCTGTCTACCGTCTCTACACCGAGGATGAGTTTGACAACCTCATCCCCATGACCGTGCCTGAGATACAAAg GTGTAACCTGGCCAGTGTCATGCTACAGCTTCTGGCTCTGGGGATCCCTGACGTGATGAACTTTGACTTCATGTCTAAGCCTTCTCCTG AGGCGATGCGTTCGGCAGTGGAGCAGCTGGATCTGCTCGGGGCTGTAGGGAGGAAAGGTGAGCAGGTCACCCTCACTCCTTTGGGAAAGAAGATGGCCAGCTTCCCCCTGGAGCCACGCTATGCCAAG ACCATCTTGCTGTCACCAGACTTCCAGTGTTCCGAGGAGGTGCTGACCATCGTGTCTCTGCTGTCGGTGGACTCGGTGCTCTACAACCCGCCCGCACGCCGAGAGGAGTGTCTCGCCGCACGCAAGAAGTTCACCACCAGCGAGGGAGATCACTTGACCCTGCTCAACATCTACAGAGCCTTCAAGAAAGTAAACGCCAACAAG GAGTGGTGTCGGGAGAACTTTGTCAACAGCAGGAACATGAGCATGGTTGGAGAGGTCCGTGCACAGCTCCGAGAGATCTGCCTTAAG CTGAGCATGAAGCTGGAGTCGTGTGGGTCGGACACGGGGAGTGTGCGTCGCTGCCTGGCCCACGGTCTGTTTATGAACGCTGCAGAGCTACAGCCAGATGGCAGCTACACGGCTCTGGATACCCACCAGCCTGTTGCCATCcacccctcctctgtcctcttccaggCCAAGCCTGCCTACGTGGTCTTCAACGAGCTCCTGCACACCTCAAAGTGCTACATGAGGGACCTGTGTCTggtggatgctgattggctggtcgAGGCCGCGCCTGAGTACTTTCGCCGGAAGCTACGCCCCACCAAGAGCTAG